The following proteins are encoded in a genomic region of Bernardetia sp. MNP-M8:
- a CDS encoding OmpA family protein: MRFFLLVFSFCLFFQTFVFSQNENTLKEGLQNLQSKNYPKAISIFDGLLLKEPQNTALLYNRAYATLLLHQSNKVIETKTEDLRFKNFQSQHDTLKHAYNLASQALENYRALSESDKNKLISEGIGNFKDVFNLKEGIATAASNLIVDAFYYVPFQRLPLTPPYNRPENADTTQALRHILVLQATDFLETYQKTRPYNGIRNARRSLLKEFINIPDLRARGTGNGYLYEKYCDCILEDYTEDELRNIIPEFYGADWNFPEYGYKNKEEYKKLEAFAKTKNMTVLQLFCKLNLHYKGVIYESNNDKCINCDLYEGFIKEFAPHQLAFVAVQKLASPLIVDKKWNEASAVYQKFKPLFVQNNNEKNFGENDFDKIIALLNAKEDNLNLKNLGQNVNTKGYETAPVPFLDAYGNEGLYFCRMDLGTGQDVYYSMFENGKYSKAIRLPDGVNTNTHEVPQSVSFDGNTLVLFGNYGSLDAYKIELRQQNNKLGNGDLFFAERNIKQDNTTNSPTWGRIKAFPFPVNTPNYEAGLSFSVDGNAVVFSSDREGVVGNYLPKAPKDRLYFHGREEFNIDIFVSEKNQETGEWNEPINLGEIINTPFAETQPFLHPDMKTLYFVSDGHYGLGSGDIFMSKRLNPNSWTEWSEPVNLGKSINTPFLDGFYMGTSGEFAFIVLKNTETNNQQNQNNSYKTNYDIYRFEVPERFRPDPVLPPTIIIGKIVDKNGKGIQTQIFIEDLTTGKIISSTKSNAKDGSFQVQISSNLLSNSNSTSSKIGMYAKQEGTFSTSQNISINQNASQGNKGGNTENNNGTNQTGIKDKPIIFNANQNLEIYEISELIDDQKTVRLNNLFFDFDSYALQETSLPEIYRLFEILKENPTLKVNIEGHTDNTGKADYNLQLSKDRAKAVSEQLISLGIDKSRVSYEGFGSQKQIADNFNEEGRAKNRRVEFRLSK, translated from the coding sequence ATGCGTTTTTTTTTACTTGTATTTTCTTTCTGCTTATTTTTTCAGACTTTTGTATTTTCTCAAAATGAGAATACGCTAAAAGAAGGATTACAAAACCTTCAATCCAAAAATTACCCAAAAGCAATTTCTATTTTTGATGGATTACTACTCAAAGAACCTCAAAATACGGCTCTGCTTTACAATCGTGCGTATGCTACGCTGCTGCTGCATCAGTCTAATAAAGTCATCGAAACCAAAACAGAAGATTTGCGTTTCAAAAACTTTCAATCTCAACACGATACACTAAAACACGCTTATAATTTGGCTTCTCAAGCCTTAGAAAATTATAGAGCTTTGTCAGAATCAGACAAAAACAAACTCATTTCGGAAGGAATAGGCAATTTTAAAGATGTTTTTAACCTCAAAGAAGGCATTGCAACAGCAGCTTCAAATTTGATTGTCGATGCTTTTTATTATGTTCCTTTTCAGCGTTTGCCACTTACGCCTCCTTACAATCGCCCAGAAAATGCAGATACGACACAGGCTTTGCGCCATATTTTGGTCTTACAAGCAACTGATTTTTTGGAAACCTATCAAAAAACTCGTCCATACAACGGAATCAGAAACGCTCGTCGAAGTCTGTTGAAAGAATTTATAAATATTCCAGATTTACGTGCTAGAGGAACAGGAAATGGTTATTTGTATGAAAAATATTGTGATTGTATTTTGGAAGATTACACCGAAGACGAACTAAGAAACATTATTCCAGAATTTTATGGTGCAGATTGGAATTTTCCTGAATATGGCTACAAAAATAAAGAAGAATACAAAAAATTAGAAGCCTTTGCCAAAACAAAAAACATGACAGTTTTGCAGCTTTTTTGTAAACTGAATCTTCATTATAAAGGAGTTATTTATGAATCTAATAATGATAAGTGTATAAATTGTGATTTGTATGAAGGTTTTATAAAAGAGTTTGCACCTCATCAACTTGCCTTTGTAGCCGTTCAGAAGTTGGCTAGTCCGTTGATTGTTGATAAAAAATGGAATGAAGCCAGTGCAGTTTATCAAAAATTCAAGCCTTTATTTGTTCAAAATAATAATGAGAAAAACTTTGGTGAAAACGATTTTGATAAAATAATTGCTCTTCTAAATGCAAAAGAAGACAATCTCAACTTAAAGAATTTAGGACAAAACGTAAATACAAAAGGCTACGAAACTGCACCAGTTCCATTTTTAGATGCGTATGGAAATGAAGGACTTTATTTTTGTAGAATGGATTTGGGAACAGGGCAAGATGTGTATTATTCGATGTTTGAAAACGGTAAATATTCGAAAGCAATTCGTTTGCCTGATGGCGTAAATACAAATACGCATGAAGTTCCTCAAAGTGTCAGTTTTGATGGAAATACGCTTGTTTTGTTCGGAAATTATGGAAGTCTTGATGCCTATAAAATTGAGTTACGACAACAAAATAACAAACTAGGAAATGGAGATTTGTTTTTTGCAGAACGAAATATAAAACAAGATAATACTACAAATTCTCCCACTTGGGGACGTATAAAAGCCTTTCCTTTTCCTGTCAATACACCAAATTATGAAGCAGGTTTGAGTTTTTCAGTTGATGGAAATGCTGTTGTTTTTTCGTCGGATAGAGAAGGCGTAGTAGGAAATTATTTACCCAAAGCTCCTAAAGACCGTTTGTATTTTCACGGAAGAGAAGAATTTAATATTGATATTTTTGTAAGTGAAAAAAATCAAGAAACTGGAGAATGGAACGAACCAATAAACTTGGGCGAAATTATAAACACTCCTTTTGCCGAAACGCAGCCATTTTTGCATCCAGATATGAAAACGCTTTACTTTGTTTCGGACGGACATTATGGACTTGGGAGTGGCGATATTTTTATGTCAAAACGTTTAAATCCAAATTCTTGGACAGAATGGTCTGAACCTGTAAATTTAGGAAAAAGCATCAATACGCCATTTTTGGATGGTTTTTATATGGGAACTTCTGGAGAGTTTGCTTTTATTGTTTTGAAAAACACAGAAACAAATAATCAACAGAATCAAAATAATTCTTACAAGACCAATTATGACATTTATCGTTTTGAAGTGCCTGAGCGTTTTCGTCCAGACCCTGTTTTGCCACCTACAATTATCATAGGAAAAATTGTTGATAAGAATGGAAAAGGAATTCAGACACAAATTTTTATAGAAGATTTGACAACAGGAAAAATTATTTCTTCAACAAAAAGTAATGCAAAAGATGGCTCATTTCAAGTTCAAATTTCAAGTAATTTACTTTCTAACTCAAATTCTACTTCTTCAAAAATAGGAATGTATGCAAAACAAGAAGGTACGTTTTCTACTTCTCAAAATATTTCTATCAATCAGAATGCAAGTCAAGGAAATAAAGGAGGAAATACTGAAAATAATAATGGAACAAATCAAACAGGAATAAAAGACAAACCGATTATTTTTAACGCCAATCAAAACCTAGAAATTTATGAAATATCCGAACTCATAGACGACCAAAAAACAGTCCGACTAAATAATCTATTTTTTGATTTTGATAGTTATGCACTACAAGAAACTTCTTTACCTGAAATATATCGTCTTTTTGAAATTTTGAAAGAAAACCCAACGCTGAAAGTAAATATTGAAGGACATACTGACAACACAGGAAAAGCAGATTATAATTTACAACTCTCAAAAGACAGAGCAAAAGCAGTTTCAGAACAACTTATTTCTTTAGGAATTGATAAAAGCAGAGTAAGTTATGAAGGATTTGGTTCTCAAAAACAAATAGCTGATAATTTTAATGAAGAAGGAAGAGCCAAAAATCGTAGAGTTGAATTTAGATTGTCTAAATAA
- a CDS encoding DUF2911 domain-containing protein — translation MKHLHTLLIVPIIIALFLLAIQQSCAQVEMPVPSPAASVSQVIGVTKISVDYSSPAVRDREIWGKLIPYGEMWRTGANSPTKITFSTDVMVEGQKVEAGSYTIITIPNEKKWTVILNKDSKGNGVFSYLEEDDVIRVEVTPKETDMREYLSYMILPQSDMEAHLVMSWEKLSIAVKITTDTKANAVASIDKGMGIYGRAWYDYASAAEYYVQNDLDIAKAATWATLSTKLNEQHFFPQWIMAQVKAKQGKYKEAIAHAKKAQEMGAKNGGGFYDARKASIETSLLQWKKK, via the coding sequence ATGAAACATTTACATACGCTCTTAATCGTTCCCATTATCATTGCACTTTTCTTGCTTGCCATTCAACAATCTTGTGCTCAAGTAGAAATGCCTGTCCCTAGTCCAGCAGCTTCGGTTTCACAAGTAATTGGGGTTACCAAAATCTCAGTAGATTACTCTTCTCCTGCTGTTCGTGATCGTGAGATTTGGGGAAAACTTATTCCTTATGGCGAAATGTGGCGTACAGGTGCAAACTCACCTACAAAAATTACTTTCAGTACTGATGTTATGGTAGAAGGACAAAAAGTAGAGGCTGGTTCTTATACAATTATCACTATTCCAAATGAAAAAAAATGGACTGTTATTTTAAATAAAGATTCTAAAGGAAATGGTGTGTTTTCTTATTTAGAAGAAGATGATGTAATTCGTGTAGAAGTAACTCCAAAAGAAACTGATATGCGTGAATATTTATCTTATATGATTTTGCCTCAGTCAGATATGGAAGCACATTTAGTAATGAGTTGGGAAAAATTGAGCATTGCTGTAAAAATTACGACAGACACAAAAGCAAATGCTGTTGCTTCTATTGATAAAGGAATGGGTATTTATGGTAGAGCATGGTATGATTATGCTTCGGCTGCTGAATATTATGTTCAGAATGATTTGGATATAGCAAAAGCTGCTACTTGGGCTACTCTGTCTACAAAATTAAATGAACAACATTTCTTTCCTCAGTGGATTATGGCACAAGTAAAAGCAAAACAAGGAAAATATAAAGAAGCTATTGCACATGCCAAAAAAGCACAAGAAATGGGTGCAAAAAATGGTGGTGGTTTTTATGACGCTCGTAAAGCAAGCATTGAAACTAGTCTATTGCAATGGAAAAAAAAGTAA
- a CDS encoding undecaprenyl-diphosphate phosphatase encodes MEWLEALILGILQGLTEFLPVSSSGHLELGKALLRIEPSDDLLFSIILHAATALSTVVIFRKEIGFILKGMLKFKWNDEWEFAVKIVISMIPVGIIGVFFKKWVESFFVGNIPFVGGMLMITGVLLLITRLKQENSVPTSGQQSILDDETTLKETHSQTAALNQNISYLQAFIIGLAQAIAVLPGISRSGATIATALLIGVPRSEAARFSFLMVLAPIFGATLLEVKDYFESPNPASLDISFLSIGFITAFIVGLIACYWMVELVKKRKLIYFAIYCLIVGLIAFFI; translated from the coding sequence ATGGAATGGTTGGAAGCTCTCATTTTAGGTATTTTGCAAGGATTAACAGAATTTTTGCCTGTCAGTAGTAGTGGACATTTAGAACTAGGAAAAGCTCTTTTGAGAATAGAACCCTCTGACGATCTTCTTTTTTCTATCATCCTGCATGCTGCAACTGCTCTTAGTACAGTTGTTATTTTTAGAAAAGAAATTGGTTTTATTTTGAAAGGAATGCTCAAGTTCAAATGGAATGATGAATGGGAATTTGCTGTAAAAATAGTTATTTCGATGATTCCTGTCGGAATAATTGGTGTGTTTTTTAAGAAATGGGTAGAGTCTTTCTTTGTAGGAAATATTCCTTTTGTGGGTGGCATGTTGATGATTACAGGAGTTTTGTTACTCATTACTCGCCTAAAGCAAGAGAATAGTGTTCCTACAAGTGGACAACAATCTATTTTAGATGATGAAACAACTCTAAAAGAAACACATAGCCAAACGGCTGCTCTCAATCAAAATATTTCTTATTTACAGGCTTTTATTATCGGACTTGCACAAGCAATAGCTGTTTTACCAGGAATTTCTCGTTCGGGTGCTACCATTGCAACAGCTCTTTTGATTGGAGTTCCACGTAGTGAAGCTGCTCGTTTTTCGTTTTTGATGGTTCTTGCACCTATTTTTGGAGCTACACTTTTAGAAGTAAAAGATTATTTTGAAAGTCCAAATCCTGCTTCTTTAGATATTTCTTTTCTCTCCATTGGATTTATTACAGCTTTCATAGTCGGACTGATTGCTTGTTATTGGATGGTAGAGCTAGTTAAGAAACGTAAACTTATTTATTTTGCTATATACTGTTTGATTGTTGGTTTGATTGCGTTTTTTATATAA
- a CDS encoding PDZ domain-containing protein, with amino-acid sequence MLFRNFKTVLSVLLFMSICFAGFSQKINYKIEFPAPQTHYTSVTIEVNEIPKDKETIDFVMPVWAPGSYLIREFAKGVESVKSDSDIEKTSKNVWKVQTNGKSSVKIMYDVYGFEHSVRTSFIDASHAALIPTSIFMYVDGMKNEPAILEIEKPSDWKTISTSLKNKDGKENIFEIPNYDILADSPIEIGNQDILEFEAAGVKHSVIMYGKGNYNKDQITKDMAKVVEEATKVWGENPAEDYKFIVHNSRYGGGGLEHLNSTSLVVDRMSYGTEKGHLQFLGLVAHEYFHLWNVKRLRPFALTNYDYTQEQHTNLLWIFEGFTSYYDELLLTRAGFVDDNYYLNTLSGNISSAENKKGRHVQPVTEASFDAWIKAYRPNENSGNTTVSYYGQGSVYAAMLDLMIIEATDADRNLDDVMRYLYNEYYKNQKRGYTDEEFQAAVAKIAGKPFKSFFDNVVYGTQMPDYATYLGYAGLKLMVSENTRKATLGIRTSESGGNLKVRSTERDGAAYKQGLNVDDEIIAADNFRVTSNGELSEVLQYKNVGDEVTLLIARDGLLQTLTIKLEADDTKGYRIDKIDKPSKTQEKIYKKWFEKK; translated from the coding sequence ATGTTATTCCGAAATTTTAAAACTGTTTTATCAGTATTGCTCTTTATGAGTATTTGTTTTGCTGGTTTTTCTCAAAAAATCAATTATAAAATAGAATTTCCTGCTCCACAAACGCATTACACAAGCGTTACGATTGAGGTAAATGAAATTCCGAAAGACAAAGAAACAATTGACTTTGTGATGCCTGTTTGGGCTCCAGGGTCGTACCTGATTCGTGAGTTTGCAAAAGGTGTAGAGAGTGTAAAGTCTGATTCTGATATTGAAAAAACATCAAAAAATGTATGGAAAGTCCAAACAAATGGCAAATCAAGTGTCAAGATTATGTATGATGTCTATGGTTTTGAGCATTCTGTAAGAACGAGTTTTATTGATGCTTCTCACGCTGCACTTATTCCAACAAGTATTTTTATGTATGTCGACGGAATGAAAAATGAACCTGCCATTTTAGAAATTGAAAAGCCGAGTGATTGGAAAACTATCTCTACTTCGTTAAAGAACAAAGATGGAAAAGAAAATATTTTTGAAATTCCTAATTATGATATTTTGGCAGATTCTCCTATCGAAATAGGCAATCAAGATATTTTAGAGTTTGAGGCAGCAGGTGTAAAACATTCAGTAATTATGTATGGAAAAGGAAACTACAACAAAGACCAAATCACAAAAGATATGGCGAAAGTAGTAGAAGAAGCAACAAAAGTTTGGGGCGAAAATCCAGCAGAAGACTATAAGTTTATTGTTCATAATTCAAGATATGGAGGTGGAGGATTAGAACACCTCAACTCTACCAGTTTGGTTGTCGATAGAATGTCGTATGGAACAGAGAAAGGTCATTTACAGTTTTTAGGTTTAGTTGCTCACGAATATTTTCATCTTTGGAATGTAAAGCGTTTGCGTCCTTTTGCGCTTACAAATTACGATTACACACAAGAACAGCATACTAATTTGTTGTGGATTTTTGAAGGATTTACTTCGTATTATGATGAATTGCTACTTACTAGAGCAGGTTTTGTAGATGATAATTATTATCTCAATACACTTTCAGGGAATATTTCTTCAGCAGAAAATAAAAAAGGAAGACACGTTCAGCCAGTTACAGAAGCAAGTTTTGATGCATGGATAAAAGCCTATCGTCCGAATGAAAATTCTGGAAATACTACTGTTTCTTATTATGGACAAGGAAGTGTTTATGCTGCCATGTTAGATTTAATGATTATTGAAGCGACTGATGCAGACAGAAATTTGGATGATGTAATGCGTTATTTATACAATGAATATTACAAAAACCAAAAAAGAGGTTACACAGATGAAGAGTTTCAGGCAGCAGTTGCAAAAATTGCAGGAAAACCTTTCAAATCATTTTTTGATAATGTAGTTTATGGAACACAGATGCCAGATTATGCAACTTATTTGGGTTATGCTGGTCTTAAACTAATGGTTTCTGAAAATACAAGGAAGGCTACTCTAGGAATCAGAACTTCTGAAAGTGGTGGAAATCTGAAAGTAAGAAGTACAGAAAGAGATGGCGCAGCTTACAAACAAGGCTTAAATGTAGATGATGAAATTATTGCAGCCGATAATTTTAGAGTAACTTCAAACGGCGAACTTTCAGAAGTTTTGCAATATAAAAATGTAGGTGATGAAGTAACTTTGCTTATTGCTCGTGATGGGCTTTTGCAAACGCTTACTATAAAATTAGAAGCTGATGACACAAAAGGCTACAGAATTGATAAAATAGATAAACCTTCTAAAACACAGGAGAAAATCTATAAAAAATGGTTTGAGAAAAAGTAA